The window TCTTCAAGAGGACATTTTAATTAGGCATGTAACAAATGTtagaatacaaaattttaatcagaaaaagtaaattttatcTAATAGGCCATATTTAATTtgcactaattttttttatatatattaactttatcaAGAGAATACCTAtgtcaaaaaaacaaaactttgACTACAATAACTCATTCTCAGACCAAGTAAGGATAATAATGGGGCAAATAATGCATTTATCATCCCGTCCTGATTTTATTTCAAAGATTTTTTACACACCgttaataaaacttttttaaaaaataataaaattatataaataaattttttaatataatatattaaaattttatattattataaaaaaataaacttactatttttataaaatattgtaaataaataaatatattagtaatttcatatatttaattatatagtgtTCGGGGCTGAATCAAAGCAAGACGGGACGAaggacacaaataccattccCGTCCCCTTCCCGTtcagttttgaaaaaaaactgtCCCAAACAAGGTAATTCAGTTCGGTCTTAGCAAGaaggtttcaaattgtcatccttataTAGAGTCATTTATCAAACTTATGTTTTCTTTGGTTCTTGAACTTTTAAAAGTGTATGAACATCCCAAGTGTGTATTTGTGAATTTGttgaagtttttcaaaattgaaaaagaagTCTTTAAAAGAAAGCTCAAATTATTGGTGAAATAAATTACATGTAGAGTAAACAATTTCAAATGATTTCTCACTTCACTTAAATGTTACAAATTTCATGCAAAACAGTTATTGGAAGAAACATgccatttattatatttttaccaTATCCTCATAATTTAGCCACATGATGACTGAAAGATGGGTTATTCTTGTTTACCATATCCTCATAATTTAGCCACCTGCTGACTGAAAGATGGGTCTATGCAAACCACAACCTGCAGCAGTACAATAAACAACATATAAATCTGTCTCAAACACGCAATGAACAAATTTCTTACCTTTCCAACACTTTTCCCAGAATGAAGATATTCGACTGCATCTGCAACAGAACTCAAGCCTACAAAGTTTTTTGGATCTAGCGAAACCTGTTAAGACAATCAAAATGTGACCAGATAAAGATAATGCTGTTGTCTAGTGAATCAAATCAAGGACATAGACGAAATAACTTACCTTGAGTTTGCCAAGCGAGTAAAGCAGAAAAAGTTTGTCAAGATGCTGCTGCCAGAGATTACTATACTGTACCAGGAAAAAACCAGCCTACAGCCCAAACGTTTAtcaatttcatataaaattgcGTTTTTCGCAAACATTTCATTAGAACGAGTGATATTCAACTTACCACAGTTTGACTCTTGGCTAATAACTTCTCACAGAGGCCAGTATAATTCAAAGGCTTCCAACCATGTTCACCTTGATACTGATAaccatttaaaacattattattgaCTTTTAAAAAACAAAGTTACAGGaacattaatgaaatattttaggtTGAGGGTTGTTTTACCTGAGAAATCATTCCTATAACGATCATCTTTCCATAAATAGCCAATGCGTTTAAACATAGATCAAACATCTGACCGCCTACTGATTCATACACGATATCGACACCTTTAGGATACTCATTTTTAAGAACCTGCAATAAGATAGTGAAAGAAATAGACGCATAATTCAACTtcagttataaaataaatcaaaataattgaaagtcAACTATCCTGTTAGTGAtgctacaaaataaatataaaaaatatcatctaTTGTTTGGAAAGAACCAATAAAGTTATACATGTACATAGGAGACTTACAGTTTTGATATCCTCTGCTTTATAATCTATAACACGATCTACTCCCAAATCTGTCAAAGCCTTGGCCTTTTCTTTGCCTCCACAAGTTGCAACAACTTTATTTCCAGCTAATTTTGCGAGCTGGTAcaaaaatcacattaattataCACCATcttaaacataacaaaaattgcttcctttttattaataaagttcatttcattaaaaaaacaataatactaAAATTCAGCAAAAAAACATGCCTCGCTTTCAATCAATTCAAACTCATAACAATAATGCCAAAAGAAAAtcagcaaaaaaaaaatgaattataacaaACCAGGTCTGGAGACCTATAACAAATATGCTTCATTTGGAAACATATTTCGGTCAAATGTATCAACTAGGTGTGGATCCGTTTGAAAACAAGTGTATCTGAGCTtagattttttatgataaaagaACCTAGATCAAATAAGCTCTCAAAGTGAATAAGTGAACCTGGACTGCAAACTGTCCTGTTCCTCCAGCAGCAGCAGTTACAAGGACAACCTTTCCAGATTCCATATTTGCTGCCTACACAAAAGCACATAAAATTAGTCAATAAACGGAATGGAAGCTATTCTggaggattttttttaaagtcacTTTTTCAAGAGCAATTGACGCTGTTAGTCCGGAAGTGAGCATTGCAACAACTTCAGGGTCTGGTCTTGCCACAGGAAGAATGTGTCTCGCATTAACCTGCAATAGAGAAGAACCCAGTTTTCATGACACTTTTTGAGTGAAACAAGTTTATCATTTCCATCAacatatcaaatataattttttttgtacgGAATAAATTATACCAAAGTAAATTCAGCATAGCCTCCAAATGTCATAAGGGCAGCCGGAGTCCCAACTTTCAAATTATTGACAGATTCTCCAATAGCAGCAATTATCCCCACAGCCTTCGTAAGGATGAATATAGTTATTTCAAATAGCATGAATGAAGAATTTGTATTCTACATAATGTCTTGGTCCATACCTCAAAGCCGGCATCAAAGGGAAGAGTCGAAGCCAAGTCATTTTTACTGCCACTAAAATAACGACCTGAGCTAAAATTAACCTGTCAAACAGTGCAAATGCTTGTGACCATAGAGAGAAAAGGGagaaaattcataattttccaAGATTAATCAAGAAAAAATAGCAGATACACAAACATACATCACTAGCATTTACACCAGCATAAATGACTTTGACAAGAACATGCCCAGGTTTGATTGGTAACGAAAGGGGCGTTCGCACTATTTTGGTAGCACTACGAAAATTGTGACTCAGTGTATGAACAACTCTGcaagaacaaaaaaatataaggttAAGGATTCACCACAAACAATAAAGAATTACTTTGCCCTACTTCATCTTCAAAGTCTAGATATAAGAGAATAAGGGTTTTCTTCTAAATGAGCACTACAGTAGCGAGACAAGAAAAGGACTAAAAATGGCAAAATTGAAGCTCAACAAGGAAAAGCAGTGACTCTTTTTTCGGGCGTTAACTATGATGCTAAAAAACCCATACATGACCGAAGCAAAACACCTATTGTCGAGGATTACCAACTTCTAATTGATTTGAGCTCGTCAAGACCCTTGAGTTTGAAACATTTATATTCCAAGAACAACTACATAATTAGAAGTTTATTTCTTGTAATTTTATTGATTAACTCAAGGGCATCATGTCATGACTTGTCATTTACTGGTTTGGGTTTTTCTCCGACGAACAATGTGACCTTTTCCAACGGGATGTggtctaaacaaaaaaaattccaTCATTTCAAAACAGAAGAGTAGGGTTTTCTTATGCTTACAGGGATCATTTCACTTACACTTTCTCAAAGCTCTTAGGCAAATGAAGATTCACTTGAGAGAGAACTGAAGTCTGTCTTCTAAATTTAGAAGAAGCCAATCTATATTTTGCTTCTTCCATATCGGTAGGCCAATACTCCTGTCCCCTACGATTTGTAATCCACATACATGCTCCGGCTTTGCTCTCGTCGCTAATGAGCTCAAACGCacctaaaaaaataagataaaccGTATAAGATGTGCTGTCCAGCAGTTTTATAGTCCAAATAAGTAGCAAACAAAAAGACAAGTACCTTTAACTACTGCTTCCATTGGCACCCATCCACCCATTTGATCAATATTAGAAGCCACTACTGATGCTAATTCCGTTTGAACAAACTGCAGAATTAATagcaaataattaattgaattagaATCATTTTGTTTTAACAAGATTACAAATTCAAGCTCatcctttttctctttttcatttcttGCATAAACCAAAACCAAGGAAGTAACCTATGAGCAATAATACAGTTGAAGCAAGTTTCACAACTGAAACCATGATGGTTCAAGACATTTCTTATCATTTAGACATCACACAAGTATGATTTGCTAGGTTTTATAACTTCCACAAGACTACTTTTTCATATTTGCAAATATTTCGTCTTTCATTTAACCACCTCGGATTGAAATGATCGGatgtaataaaaaaactcaCCTCAGGGCAAAGCACGTTGGCACGAATACCTTCCCGCTTGAGTAAAGTAAGTGACCTAGTGAACATGACAACACCACCTACAAGAAACAAAATTTTATCAAGAGGGACAAAAGGCGTACAAGTTTTACATGGAGATATGTTTTTTCCAGAAAAACAAACTCAGAAATTCACAATGCTAGACAGTACATTCTACAGATTTCCTCTCAAGGAATAAGAAATGGAATGGAAAGTAAGAAACACACCTTTGGATCCAGAGTAGATAGGATCGCCTAACATTGGATAAAGACCAGCGGCAGAACCCAAATTTATGATAACACCAGGCTTTTGAGCAGCACGCATGGTTTGTATctggtaaataaaataatcataaattcaaaaacatgccaaaaaatattaataacttcAATTTTGGTGAAATAACAGCCACCATGTTCAATTACATATATTGAATGATATAAATTGCCCCAGATGGGTATGAAAAAAGCTTATCACACTTCATTTGGGTAAGAGAATATAGTGAAAAAATCTCAAGTTCGACACAAAGGGCCTGCCTAATGATAAAGATGAATGAAAGAATATAAGCATACCGCGAGGCGAGTGCTGTCAATAACAGCAATGAGATTCACATTGATAGTTTTTATCCATGGATTAGTACTACCAGGTTGATCTTCATGGAAAGGCACAGGAGGAGTTGTAACACCAGCACTATTAACACAAATATCCAGTCCCCCATATGTTTCGAAATGCTTTTTAAAAGCATGTGACAGTTTTCCTATTCCAGCAAAGTAACATTGTGAATTAACAGAAATTTGCATTACAtgcatttgaaaaaaataaaacttcgAAATGCAACGAATTGATTTACTTCTACTAGATCAgcatactttttaaaaaaataaaatgattttcaaaatcaaaatagccATACTAATAATCAAAGAAGTGCAAAGAGCTGGTCATTTAAGGTTGAACATTATTCCAGATTTGTAACTACCAGAATCTGTGACATCGCATTTGATAAATAAAGCAGATTTAAATGGCAAATCTGAATGAAACTTTGCATTCTCCTTTTCAACAAGGGATGCTACTTCCTTTCCCTTCTCCTCGGAGAAATCGACAACAGTGACAAATATGCCTTTCTTTGCTAAAGCCAAGCTGAGAGCTTTCCCTGTATGCAGAAAAAGAAGAGCATAAACAAACTATCAGAATTCAGAAGCTGGATCTTCTCTGATTTTGctagtgaaaaaaaaaacaaattttaacggTGGTTAATACTTCATTAGAGTGTTATGACCCAACTGGTTAAGATTATATAACTCTCAAGAGATCTCAAACTTCAACAACTAGTTTTGAGCAAAAATTCATAATTGAAAAGTGGCAATTATCATCTGTTAGTGAAAGAAGAAGACATTATTAATCGAATACTTTAGAAATATAAACAAGGATAAAATTGGGGACACACCAATTCCATTACCACCGCCTGTGACGAGAGCTGACAGGCCTGGTTTGAGCTCCATGTATGGGTGTCGGTGTTTACTGTTTAGGGTTTTTGAGATTGTTTATAAAAGCTTTTTGGTTGAGAATGGTAGGATTTGATCTGGGTTACATGCGTCTTCACTTCTGATTGTCTTCGTCATCGCCTTCGTCATATATATCCATTGCCGTCCTGGATATTTTATTTAGCATTATCTTTGTCGTAATTGATATTGACAAGATAAGCAAGTCAACAATTCAATTAAATCTTTCTATGTGATTAATAGATACGTTCTaactaagaagaagaagaaattcgacttgttttcattttcttttataaaaaataaaaaaaaaacaccaatcttacattaatattattgtttttacaattaaaattaatttttttttaaatttatttaaatatatgaagtatgaactaataaaagatcatttaaacgtatatattatcaaaaattatcCCATATAATTTAGGTTTGATAACTCTagttaattgtattttaaaaattaaatatttattaattaaatatttcttttttctctctttttttttattaatttatttattattattttttttttattaattaattaatttatttatcttttttatattatttttttgttatttaatttttttattattttgtttttttttatattaacataaattattttaaaattagttgttCTATTTTAagaactaatttttaaatattataatatatataatagttcaatattttgatattctaatattttcatattttacttaagtatttttttttaaattacttatataatCTTTTTTCAAGGAATTTCATTATGTATTCGTCATATTTATgcaaaataaagtaaaaaattaaaaatcacattgaggacaaataaatatattattctataaagtagctaattaaatattataataaattataatattaaagtaCTACTCTAAAaagatcaaataattttaaaataatctatgttgaacaaaagaagaaatagtaaaaataaatattacttaattatttaataaaataaataatagataaaataaataaaaatagtaagaggagataaatgaattaattaattaagaaaaaatgaatattaaaataataaatattaaaaaaattagaaaaaataatcataGTTATTAATAGAGTTTAAATgtgtcaatttttaataatatgtacatttaaataaatttttattagtttctaGTTGTATAAGTacatgtttttttctttttatttttaattataataattaaatttaaaaacttttttat is drawn from Impatiens glandulifera chromosome 3, dImpGla2.1, whole genome shotgun sequence and contains these coding sequences:
- the LOC124929045 gene encoding prostaglandin reductase-3-like encodes the protein MELKPGLSALVTGGGNGIGKALSLALAKKGIFVTVVDFSEEKGKEVASLVEKENAKFHSDLPFKSALFIKCDVTDSGKLSHAFKKHFETYGGLDICVNSAGVTTPPVPFHEDQPGSTNPWIKTINVNLIAVIDSTRLAIQTMRAAQKPGVIINLGSAAGLYPMLGDPIYSGSKGGVVMFTRSLTLLKREGIRANVLCPEFVQTELASVVASNIDQMGGWVPMEAVVKGAFELISDESKAGACMWITNRRGQEYWPTDMEEAKYRLASSKFRRQTSVLSQVNLHLPKSFEKVVVHTLSHNFRSATKIVRTPLSLPIKPGHVLVKVIYAGVNASDVNFSSGRYFSGSKNDLASTLPFDAGFEAVGIIAAIGESVNNLKVGTPAALMTFGGYAEFTLVNARHILPVARPDPEVVAMLTSGLTASIALEKAANMESGKVVLVTAAAGGTGQFAVQLAKLAGNKVVATCGGKEKAKALTDLGVDRVIDYKAEDIKTVLKNEYPKGVDIVYESVGGQMFDLCLNALAIYGKMIVIGMISQYQGEHGWKPLNYTGLCEKLLAKSQTVAGFFLVQYSNLWQQHLDKLFLLYSLGKLKVSLDPKNFVGLSSVADAVEYLHSGKSVGKVVVCIDPSFSQQVAKL